The Clostridiaceae bacterium HFYG-1003 genome includes a window with the following:
- the xdh gene encoding selenium-dependent xanthine dehydrogenase gives MYRFKVNGKDVQTERDIDLMKFLREELGLASVKNGCGEGACGACSVLIDGRLMKACVQKTSKMEGKSIDTLEGFTTLEKEIYAYAFDKSGAVQCGFCTPGMLVATKALLDVNPSPDRDACAQAIRGNICRCTGYVKIIDAMLLTAELLRKGEMPPHAPLAGVGRSVHKVDGRAKALGEPVYTDDVQLPGMLYGKALRTPAPRTLIRAIDVSQAQSAPGIAAVILAEDIPGEVNCGHLVKDWPALIRVGETTRYVGDSLALVVGDTEEAVQAALKLIRVDYEELPPVTTPQAAMAQDAPLIHEKGNLLSTQKLKRGDAAAALAASKYVASYHFETPFTEHAFLEPECAVAYPTEDGVEVITSDQGVYDDRREIASLLAIEPERVRIKAAYVGGGFGGKEDMSVQHHAALIAWLLKKPVKVRLSRAESILVHPKRHPMYMDFQLGCDETGRLTGLVARIISDTGAYASLGGPVLQRACTHAAGPYNYQNVDIEGRAYYTNNVPCGAFRGFGVTQSIFALECCLNDLARQTGLDGWEIRRRNALEPGDIMPNGQIADESTAYREALEALKEDFYRYDGDENYHVGIASALKNAGLGVGVPDTGRCLAKVEHGRVSLGSSASDMGQGIHTVIKQIFCETTGLPQELVTVGKPDTYLTPNAGTTTASRQTVFTGEASRRAALEFKAALAEAGSLEQLEGRTFLGEYSFASDPMGSDKPNPVSHVAYGYAAQLVILDREGKVVKVISAHDMGRAIHPKGVEGQIEGGVVMGLGFALTEDFKTVNAVPQVKFGTLGLLRSTQIPEIVPILIEKNPQELSYGSKGIGEITVIPSAPACQNAYFKKDGRFRTTLPLEDTYYRKSK, from the coding sequence ATGTACCGATTCAAAGTCAATGGGAAGGACGTCCAAACCGAGCGCGATATCGATCTGATGAAATTTCTGCGTGAGGAACTGGGACTGGCTTCTGTTAAAAACGGCTGTGGGGAAGGCGCCTGCGGCGCCTGCTCGGTTCTGATCGACGGACGTCTGATGAAAGCCTGCGTCCAGAAGACTTCTAAAATGGAAGGAAAGTCCATCGATACCCTGGAAGGGTTTACCACCCTGGAAAAAGAAATTTACGCTTACGCGTTTGATAAATCAGGGGCCGTTCAGTGCGGCTTCTGCACCCCGGGCATGCTGGTGGCGACCAAAGCGCTGCTGGATGTCAATCCGTCGCCGGACCGGGACGCCTGTGCCCAGGCGATCCGGGGCAACATCTGCCGCTGTACCGGCTATGTCAAGATCATCGATGCGATGCTGCTGACCGCCGAGCTGCTGCGCAAGGGCGAAATGCCGCCTCACGCGCCCTTAGCCGGCGTCGGACGAAGCGTGCACAAGGTGGACGGCCGCGCCAAGGCGCTGGGTGAACCGGTCTATACCGACGATGTCCAGCTGCCCGGCATGCTCTATGGCAAGGCGCTGCGCACGCCGGCTCCCCGCACTCTGATCCGGGCCATCGATGTCAGCCAGGCCCAAAGCGCCCCGGGAATCGCCGCGGTCATCCTGGCCGAGGATATCCCCGGTGAAGTCAACTGCGGCCATCTGGTCAAAGACTGGCCGGCCTTGATTCGGGTCGGCGAGACCACCCGCTACGTCGGAGACTCCCTGGCCCTGGTGGTGGGAGACACGGAAGAAGCGGTGCAGGCCGCTTTAAAACTGATCCGGGTGGATTATGAAGAACTGCCGCCGGTGACCACCCCCCAGGCCGCCATGGCACAGGATGCCCCTCTGATCCATGAAAAGGGCAACCTGCTGTCCACCCAGAAGCTCAAGCGGGGAGACGCCGCGGCTGCCCTGGCTGCCTCCAAATATGTGGCTTCCTATCATTTTGAAACCCCCTTCACCGAGCATGCCTTCCTGGAACCCGAATGTGCCGTGGCCTACCCCACCGAGGACGGCGTTGAAGTCATCACCTCGGACCAGGGAGTATACGATGACCGGCGGGAGATCGCTTCCCTTTTGGCCATTGAACCGGAACGGGTGCGCATCAAGGCCGCCTATGTCGGCGGCGGCTTCGGCGGCAAGGAAGACATGAGCGTGCAGCACCATGCCGCCCTCATTGCCTGGCTGCTCAAAAAGCCGGTCAAGGTCCGGCTGTCCCGGGCGGAAAGCATTCTGGTCCATCCCAAGCGCCATCCGATGTATATGGACTTCCAGCTGGGCTGTGATGAAACCGGCAGACTGACCGGCCTGGTCGCCCGCATTATTTCAGACACCGGCGCTTATGCCTCACTGGGCGGCCCCGTGCTGCAGCGCGCCTGCACCCACGCGGCCGGACCCTACAATTATCAGAATGTCGACATCGAAGGGCGGGCCTACTATACGAACAACGTTCCCTGCGGCGCCTTCCGCGGCTTCGGCGTCACCCAGTCCATCTTTGCTCTGGAGTGCTGCCTGAATGACCTGGCCCGCCAGACCGGACTTGACGGCTGGGAAATCCGCCGCCGCAACGCGCTGGAACCCGGTGACATCATGCCCAACGGCCAGATCGCCGATGAATCCACCGCTTACCGGGAAGCTCTGGAAGCCCTGAAGGAAGATTTCTACCGCTATGACGGGGATGAGAACTACCATGTCGGCATTGCCTCGGCGCTGAAAAACGCCGGCCTGGGCGTCGGGGTACCGGACACGGGCCGATGCCTGGCCAAAGTCGAGCACGGCCGGGTCAGCCTGGGCAGCTCCGCCTCGGATATGGGTCAGGGCATCCATACCGTGATCAAGCAGATTTTCTGCGAAACCACCGGATTGCCCCAGGAGCTGGTGACCGTGGGCAAACCTGACACCTATCTCACCCCCAACGCGGGCACCACCACTGCCTCCCGCCAGACCGTCTTTACCGGCGAAGCCTCCCGCCGGGCTGCTCTGGAGTTCAAGGCCGCCCTGGCCGAAGCCGGTTCTCTGGAACAGCTGGAAGGGCGTACCTTCCTCGGCGAATACTCCTTCGCGTCGGATCCGATGGGCTCGGACAAGCCGAACCCGGTCAGCCACGTGGCCTATGGCTATGCGGCTCAGCTGGTCATTCTTGATCGGGAGGGCAAGGTCGTCAAGGTCATTTCGGCCCATGACATGGGCCGGGCCATTCATCCCAAGGGCGTGGAGGGTCAGATTGAGGGCGGCGTCGTGATGGGTCTGGGCTTTGCCCTGACCGAAGACTTCAAGACCGTCAACGCCGTGCCCCAGGTCAAGTTTGGAACCCTGGGCCTGCTGCGCTCGACTCAGATTCCGGAGATCGTGCCGATCCTGATTGAAAAGAATCCGCAGGAACTGTCCTACGGCTCCAAGGGCATTGGCGAGATTACGGTGATTCCGTCCGCTCCGGCCTGTCAGAATGCCTACTTTAAAAAAGACGGCCGGTTCCGTACCACGCTCCCTCTGGAAGATACGTACTACCGGAAGAGCAAATGA
- the yqeC gene encoding selenium cofactor biosynthesis protein YqeC — MNRILEDLTLHPGEPCAITGSGGKTTLLWYLAGIARRQAPVLVSVTAHIFPPAPGVVDQLCLNPDAWDPASLTAGQVHLVARGLNDRGKLQGITEADVARLNQPGAYFLMEADGSRGLPLKMWHDHEPPVPSGARVTLGVLPIRVLGERVSPENVYNWPAFSRVTGLGEGDVMTQEAFRQIVFHPQGLFKNSTGRRIVILNQCDSDQWLEQAQQLSLSLSRHPEASRLTAIACMSLEELNHENYRHYSCRRIIPADEPAKDQSVDQRT, encoded by the coding sequence ATGAACCGGATCCTCGAAGATCTGACGCTGCATCCCGGTGAACCCTGTGCCATCACCGGCTCCGGCGGCAAGACCACTCTTTTGTGGTACCTGGCCGGGATCGCCCGCCGCCAGGCGCCGGTCCTGGTCAGCGTCACCGCTCATATATTCCCCCCGGCGCCCGGGGTCGTGGATCAGCTCTGCCTGAATCCCGACGCCTGGGACCCGGCCAGCCTCACGGCGGGTCAGGTCCACCTGGTGGCCCGGGGACTGAACGACCGGGGAAAGCTTCAGGGCATCACCGAGGCGGATGTGGCGCGCCTGAATCAGCCGGGTGCTTATTTTCTGATGGAAGCCGACGGCTCGCGCGGACTCCCACTGAAAATGTGGCATGACCATGAACCGCCGGTTCCATCCGGCGCCAGGGTCACCCTGGGCGTGCTCCCGATCCGTGTTCTGGGCGAACGGGTCTCCCCGGAAAATGTCTACAATTGGCCGGCCTTTTCCCGCGTTACCGGTCTGGGCGAAGGCGATGTCATGACGCAAGAGGCGTTTCGGCAAATCGTCTTTCACCCGCAGGGGCTGTTTAAAAATTCCACCGGACGGCGCATCGTCATCCTGAACCAGTGCGACAGCGACCAGTGGCTGGAACAGGCCCAGCAGCTGTCCCTGTCGCTGTCCCGCCACCCCGAAGCCAGTCGTCTGACTGCCATTGCCTGCATGAGTCTGGAGGAACTGAATCATGAAAATTACCGCCATTATTCTTGCCGCCGGATCATCCCAGCGGATGAACCGGCCAAAGACCAATCTGTGGATCAACGGACATAG
- the yqeB gene encoding selenium-dependent molybdenum cofactor biosynthesis protein YqeB, protein MKITAIILAAGSSQRMNRPKTNLWINGHSLLEHVLDTVQKARFHEVILVHQAKTRLPEGSFRAVLNDRPEAGVSHSIALGVQASDPQTEGLVFVMADQPFLTAETLRHLKKRFRNNPSRIVIPVFNGQQGSPVFFPVSLKDELSRLTGDTGGRQVISVHQELVVYEPVESVQENLDLDTREDYQRAYRPLTVLVRGAGDLATGVIHVLFEKGCRVIAVETDRPSCIRTEVAFATCIYDGRKAVEGVTAVYLPSLDGLEDCLNQDMVPVLIDPELKTLRDIKPDVVVDAILAKRNLGTTKDLAPLVIALGPGFSAPEDCHAVIETMRGPSLGRIITQGTAIPNTGVPGLIAGEDQRRVIHSPADGILKQIRRIGDLVEEGEVIAQVGDVPVTSRLRGTLRGLIYDGFEVTRGLKIADVDPRLDPALALTISDKARTLGESVARVIQSQAARP, encoded by the coding sequence ATGAAAATTACCGCCATTATTCTTGCCGCCGGATCATCCCAGCGGATGAACCGGCCAAAGACCAATCTGTGGATCAACGGACATAGTCTCCTCGAGCATGTGCTGGATACGGTGCAGAAAGCCCGGTTCCATGAAGTCATCCTGGTGCACCAGGCGAAAACCCGGCTGCCCGAAGGCTCCTTCCGGGCAGTGCTCAATGACCGGCCCGAGGCCGGAGTGAGCCATTCCATCGCCCTGGGGGTTCAGGCCAGTGATCCCCAGACGGAGGGGCTGGTATTTGTGATGGCCGATCAGCCGTTCCTTACGGCGGAAACCCTGCGTCACCTCAAAAAACGCTTCCGTAATAATCCCAGCCGCATCGTCATCCCGGTCTTCAACGGCCAGCAGGGCAGTCCGGTCTTTTTCCCCGTTTCTCTCAAGGACGAACTGAGCCGTCTGACCGGTGACACCGGCGGGCGTCAGGTGATCTCCGTACATCAGGAGCTGGTGGTGTACGAGCCGGTGGAATCCGTGCAGGAAAATCTGGATCTGGATACCCGGGAAGACTATCAGCGGGCCTACCGCCCCCTGACGGTCCTGGTGCGGGGTGCCGGTGACCTGGCTACCGGAGTTATCCATGTTCTCTTTGAGAAAGGCTGCCGCGTCATTGCCGTGGAAACGGACCGTCCCAGCTGCATTCGCACCGAGGTGGCCTTTGCCACCTGCATCTACGATGGGCGCAAGGCCGTGGAAGGTGTTACGGCAGTGTATCTTCCCTCCCTCGACGGTCTCGAGGACTGCCTGAATCAGGACATGGTCCCCGTACTCATTGATCCCGAACTGAAAACCCTCCGCGACATCAAGCCGGATGTCGTGGTGGATGCCATTCTGGCCAAGCGCAATCTGGGAACAACCAAAGACCTGGCCCCCCTGGTCATCGCCCTGGGGCCCGGCTTCAGTGCCCCGGAAGACTGCCACGCAGTCATTGAAACCATGCGCGGTCCCTCCCTGGGACGCATCATCACCCAGGGGACGGCAATCCCCAACACCGGTGTCCCCGGCCTCATTGCCGGTGAAGATCAGCGCCGGGTCATCCACTCCCCGGCAGATGGCATCCTAAAGCAAATCCGCCGCATTGGTGACCTGGTGGAGGAAGGCGAAGTCATTGCCCAGGTCGGGGATGTCCCGGTCACGTCTCGCCTGCGCGGTACGCTGCGCGGCCTGATCTATGACGGATTCGAGGTAACCCGGGGCCTCAAGATCGCCGACGTGGATCCCCGCCTGGATCCTGCCCTGGCGCTGACCATTTCCGACAAAGCCAGAACCCTGGGCGAATCCGTCGCCCGAGTGATCCAAAGCCAGGCGGCCAGACCGTGA
- a CDS encoding GDSL-type esterase/lipase family protein: MLKKWRRSLALLLVFLFLMPATALADYATLDYVSLGDSVAAGYDPYTQTDQTSYADLINEALRDAGVPGTYLKAGVTAYTSNDLLRQVTLNSTVRNRLNKSELVTITIGANDLLPILIWANTEPLRLDTYPGKVGKLTLALLYKTLPADVFLSTVLAMEIRIMRSKVELTINTIKWLPGKNPKIYLMGYYNPFPYIPEAAEALSAANSQLKLAAAATGAKFVPTVDSINYMTHLVLLPQDPIHLNPLGHEVVAELFLNRIAADFQITLN; this comes from the coding sequence ATGTTGAAAAAATGGAGACGAAGTCTCGCGCTGCTGCTGGTATTCCTGTTCCTGATGCCTGCTACTGCACTTGCGGATTACGCCACTCTGGATTACGTGTCACTGGGCGATTCGGTTGCGGCGGGCTATGACCCGTATACTCAAACCGATCAAACCAGCTATGCCGATCTGATCAATGAAGCCTTGCGTGATGCGGGGGTTCCGGGCACTTACCTGAAAGCGGGAGTCACCGCCTACACCAGCAATGATCTGCTCCGGCAGGTCACTCTGAACAGCACGGTGCGCAACCGCCTGAACAAGAGCGAACTGGTGACCATTACCATTGGCGCCAATGACCTCCTGCCGATCCTGATCTGGGCCAACACGGAGCCGCTGCGCCTGGACACCTATCCGGGAAAAGTCGGCAAGCTGACCCTGGCGCTGCTCTACAAGACCCTGCCGGCGGATGTTTTCCTTTCCACCGTTCTGGCCATGGAGATTCGCATTATGCGCAGCAAGGTCGAGCTGACCATCAACACCATTAAATGGCTGCCGGGGAAAAATCCGAAAATCTACCTGATGGGTTACTACAATCCATTCCCCTATATCCCCGAGGCAGCTGAGGCTCTCAGCGCGGCCAACAGTCAGCTGAAGCTGGCAGCCGCCGCCACCGGCGCCAAGTTTGTGCCAACAGTGGATTCCATCAATTATATGACCCATCTGGTTCTCTTGCCACAGGATCCGATTCACCTGAATCCGCTGGGCCATGAAGTGGTCGCGGAGCTCTTCCTGAACCGGATTGCCGCCGACTTCCAGATTACCCTGAATTAG
- the pyrF gene encoding orotidine-5'-phosphate decarboxylase translates to MNKDVIIALDFQSKEEVVAFLSQFPEPVYTKVGMELFYKEGPEIVKYLKQEGHKVFLDLKFHDIPNTVAGAVRSVASLDVDMMNVQAAGGVKMMEAGMEELKKQGKDALLISITMLTSTSGEILKNELLIDRPLDDTVLHYASNTKKAGLHGVVCSALEVPLIKSHLGAAFVTVTPGIRPKDAAIGDQVRVVTPAEARALGSDYIVVGRPITKAADPYAVYRAIRNDFLGLED, encoded by the coding sequence ATGAACAAAGATGTAATCATCGCTCTGGATTTCCAGAGCAAGGAAGAAGTCGTTGCCTTTCTCAGCCAGTTCCCCGAACCGGTCTATACCAAGGTCGGTATGGAACTTTTCTACAAGGAAGGCCCTGAAATTGTCAAATACCTGAAGCAGGAAGGACACAAGGTGTTCCTGGACTTAAAATTCCATGACATTCCCAATACGGTGGCCGGAGCGGTTCGCTCCGTTGCTTCCCTGGACGTTGACATGATGAACGTTCAGGCAGCCGGCGGTGTCAAGATGATGGAAGCCGGCATGGAGGAACTGAAAAAGCAGGGCAAGGATGCTTTGCTGATCTCCATTACCATGCTGACCTCAACCTCCGGCGAAATTCTGAAGAACGAACTCCTCATCGACCGCCCGCTGGATGATACGGTGCTGCATTATGCCAGCAATACGAAGAAGGCTGGCCTGCACGGCGTTGTCTGCTCCGCCCTGGAAGTTCCCCTGATCAAGAGTCATCTGGGCGCGGCCTTTGTCACCGTCACCCCGGGAATCCGGCCCAAGGATGCCGCCATCGGCGACCAGGTCCGGGTTGTGACCCCGGCAGAAGCCCGCGCCCTGGGATCTGACTACATTGTTGTCGGTCGTCCCATCACAAAGGCAGCTGACCCCTACGCGGTTTACCGCGCCATCCGCAATGACTTCCTGGGACTGGAGGACTAA
- the pyrE gene encoding orotate phosphoribosyltransferase, whose amino-acid sequence MMKQIAEILLNIKAVSLSPSEPFTWASGIKSPIYCDNRLILSYPAERRLVEEALAQTIRESFPETEMIMGTATAGIPHAAIAAWMLDLPMGFVRGKAKDHGKQNAIEGQIRPGQKVVVVEDLISTGGSSLDVVETLRQAGCEVIGLVSVFTYGMTKARVRFEEAAVPVVSLANYDELLEVAAASRYITEGEIQKLKTFMADPQSPAWMEL is encoded by the coding sequence ATCATGAAACAGATCGCCGAAATCCTGCTGAATATCAAAGCTGTCTCCCTCTCCCCCAGTGAGCCGTTTACCTGGGCATCCGGAATCAAATCGCCGATTTACTGCGACAACCGCCTGATTCTGTCCTACCCGGCCGAACGCCGGCTGGTAGAGGAAGCGCTGGCTCAGACCATCCGGGAAAGCTTCCCTGAAACTGAAATGATTATGGGAACGGCAACTGCCGGAATCCCTCACGCTGCCATCGCTGCCTGGATGCTGGACCTGCCCATGGGCTTCGTTCGCGGAAAAGCCAAGGATCACGGCAAACAGAACGCCATCGAAGGTCAGATCCGGCCGGGCCAGAAGGTTGTCGTCGTGGAGGATCTGATTTCCACGGGCGGATCCTCACTGGATGTGGTGGAAACCCTGCGTCAGGCAGGCTGTGAGGTCATCGGCCTGGTCTCGGTCTTCACTTACGGCATGACCAAAGCCAGAGTCCGCTTCGAAGAAGCGGCCGTCCCGGTTGTTTCCCTGGCCAATTACGACGAACTTCTGGAAGTAGCCGCTGCCTCCCGCTATATCACCGAGGGAGAAATTCAAAAGCTGAAGACCTTTATGGCGGATCCCCAGTCCCCGGCCTGGATGGAACTCTAG
- a CDS encoding ABC transporter permease yields the protein MKYRESFFVQTVRLIRKNRKTYQRLMVSILLTFTFLFSVFFYIDSSSFNRNKETLSDPSFLVTVNIPDHINRSGTEFKTFFSQVQSTPDTRIAPVQRFALASYPPLHHVIHSVNYNYNIYPKSFGQLMIQNQPAALQDGSREFKTLDSVFVTSQAQSLLVQSGMIQNGRIQLYLPDRQGRWGFKDWTVQTTVDASELTLQVRNVGGHLTGNVEVFIPGEAVNREAFGEGLEEQFLIFTPYAIDILNLARRYEFDASASAQPQVHSRADMRQSIQLKWILGSLIFLVLAVNLQGSFANALKERRYEIGLRRALGAAPQDIVMQFFKESVLLILTGALLALFLVVDGFLLFRLYCYFTSAQRYTIVLTASSVLTMLTMTGSLLLLTGLSFSVSAMETKIVSALQGAGE from the coding sequence ATGAAGTATCGTGAAAGCTTTTTTGTTCAAACGGTCCGGTTAATCCGGAAAAATCGAAAGACTTACCAGCGCCTGATGGTCAGCATTCTTCTGACGTTTACCTTCCTGTTCAGCGTCTTTTTCTACATTGACAGCAGTTCCTTCAATCGGAACAAGGAAACGTTGAGTGATCCCTCCTTTCTTGTCACGGTAAATATCCCCGATCATATCAACCGAAGCGGAACGGAGTTTAAAACCTTCTTCAGTCAGGTCCAGTCCACGCCGGACACACGGATTGCGCCAGTTCAGCGATTTGCCCTGGCCTCCTATCCCCCGCTTCATCACGTGATTCACTCCGTCAATTACAATTACAACATTTATCCCAAATCATTCGGACAGCTGATGATACAAAATCAACCCGCTGCGCTTCAGGATGGAAGCAGGGAATTTAAAACCCTTGATTCGGTTTTTGTAACAAGTCAGGCACAATCGCTGCTTGTTCAAAGCGGTATGATTCAAAATGGCAGGATTCAGCTGTATCTTCCGGATCGCCAGGGGAGATGGGGGTTTAAGGACTGGACCGTTCAAACGACGGTGGATGCCTCGGAGCTGACTTTGCAAGTTCGAAATGTGGGCGGACACCTGACGGGAAATGTCGAGGTGTTTATCCCCGGAGAAGCCGTCAACCGGGAGGCATTTGGGGAGGGGCTGGAAGAACAGTTTCTAATTTTTACACCCTATGCCATCGACATTCTGAATCTGGCCCGGCGTTATGAATTTGACGCAAGTGCTTCGGCTCAGCCGCAAGTTCATTCCAGGGCAGATATGCGTCAGAGTATCCAGCTGAAATGGATCCTGGGCAGCTTGATTTTTCTGGTTCTGGCGGTCAATCTGCAGGGGAGCTTTGCCAATGCCCTGAAGGAGCGGCGTTATGAGATCGGTTTGCGGCGGGCCCTGGGCGCGGCGCCCCAGGATATCGTGATGCAGTTTTTCAAGGAAAGCGTTCTGCTGATTCTCACCGGCGCGCTGCTGGCGCTGTTTCTGGTGGTGGATGGGTTTCTGCTGTTCCGACTATACTGTTATTTCACCAGTGCTCAGAGGTATACGATAGTACTGACGGCCTCAAGCGTACTGACCATGCTGACGATGACTGGGAGTCTGCTCCTGCTGACCGGACTAAGTTTTTCTGTTTCGGCGATGGAAACGAAGATTGTTTCAGCTCTGCAGGGGGCGGGGGAATAA
- a CDS encoding ABC transporter ATP-binding protein: protein MNLLEIKGLHKAYDRKILNGIDLSLRRGEYVSIVGASGAGKSTLMNIVGLLEPFDSGDYIYDGKKISSEKERSVIRKNEIGFIFQSFHLLPTMTTRENILLPCMYSTKVPLDLDQIAERLAISHLFHQYPDQLSGGERQRVAIARCLITDPRLLLADEPTGNLDPENRDRVLEILREEHRKGKSVILITHDLQAAAQSERTCLLREGKLHEVS from the coding sequence ATGAATCTGCTGGAGATTAAAGGACTGCATAAAGCCTATGACCGGAAAATTTTAAACGGGATCGATCTGTCCCTGAGAAGGGGGGAGTACGTATCCATTGTGGGAGCCAGCGGAGCGGGAAAGTCTACGCTGATGAATATTGTCGGCTTGCTGGAACCCTTTGACTCAGGGGATTATATTTATGACGGGAAAAAAATCAGCTCGGAGAAAGAGCGCAGCGTGATTCGGAAAAATGAAATTGGCTTCATTTTCCAGTCCTTTCATTTGCTTCCCACCATGACGACCCGGGAGAATATCCTTCTGCCCTGCATGTATTCCACCAAGGTACCCCTGGATCTGGACCAGATTGCGGAGCGGCTGGCAATTTCTCATCTGTTCCACCAGTATCCCGATCAGTTGTCCGGGGGAGAACGGCAGCGAGTGGCCATCGCTCGCTGCCTGATCACTGATCCGAGACTGCTGCTGGCCGACGAGCCTACGGGCAATCTGGATCCTGAGAATCGGGACCGGGTACTGGAAATACTTCGGGAAGAGCACCGGAAAGGGAAAAGTGTGATTCTGATCACTCATGATTTACAGGCTGCGGCTCAATCGGAAAGAACCTGCCTGCTGAGAGAAGGAAAATTACATGAAGTATCGTGA
- a CDS encoding ATP-binding cassette domain-containing protein: MIRIHRLKKSFGRKKVLENLNLNLNEGVYGLLGANGAGKTTLLRCLTGIYPDANKHVLFTGESRPLIGYLPQSFGLFDHLTAGEALTLIGQMKGLPAASLANEVTEALKKVNLLDRKDHRITTLSGGMIRRLGIAQTLLGTPAIRIYDEPTAGLDPEERLRFHQVVRQHAAQGLTLISTHIVEDIESTCQHVIILGNGRIIAQGGIQEITDQVSGMVFERATAPEFGNPDEILVKSYERDQTNFCRVLTRKPLATDLNPLKPTLEDAFLGITRGFICEKN; this comes from the coding sequence ATGATTAGAATTCATCGTTTAAAGAAATCCTTCGGCAGAAAAAAGGTTCTCGAAAATCTGAACCTGAATCTGAACGAAGGAGTTTATGGCCTTCTGGGCGCCAACGGAGCCGGCAAGACGACACTGCTTCGCTGCCTTACCGGAATATATCCGGATGCGAATAAGCATGTACTGTTTACCGGTGAAAGCCGTCCGCTCATTGGCTATCTGCCACAGTCTTTCGGTCTGTTTGACCATTTAACCGCAGGGGAAGCATTGACTCTGATCGGTCAGATGAAAGGCCTGCCGGCCGCCTCACTGGCCAATGAGGTGACGGAGGCTCTCAAAAAGGTGAATCTGCTGGATCGGAAAGATCATCGAATCACCACTCTATCGGGAGGAATGATTCGCCGTCTGGGCATTGCCCAAACGCTTCTGGGCACACCGGCCATCCGAATCTACGACGAACCCACCGCCGGACTTGACCCGGAGGAGCGGCTGCGCTTTCACCAGGTGGTGCGACAGCATGCCGCCCAAGGCCTGACCTTGATTTCCACCCACATCGTGGAGGATATCGAATCCACCTGCCAGCATGTGATCATCCTGGGCAATGGCCGCATCATCGCTCAGGGTGGAATTCAGGAAATCACCGACCAGGTTTCCGGCATGGTATTCGAACGCGCCACTGCCCCGGAATTCGGGAATCCAGATGAAATCCTAGTGAAAAGCTATGAACGGGACCAGACAAATTTCTGCCGCGTCCTCACCCGTAAGCCACTGGCGACGGATCTCAATCCGCTGAAACCAACCCTGGAGGACGCCTTCCTTGGCATTACCAGAGGATTTATCTGTGAAAAGAACTGA